A window of bacterium genomic DNA:
CTGCCGGGTGGTTCTGCTGACCTACCCGACCATCCCGTACATGCAGCCGCCGGAGGCCGCGGTGCTGGCGCAGATGAACCAGGGGCTGGCCGCGGTGCGCGACAGCCTGGGCGCCGAGTGGCTGGACACGGCCGCCCTTTTCGCTCAGCACGAGCCGCGCCGTATGTACGCCCCGGACATGATCCATTTCTGCCCGGAGGCGCACCTTCTTCTGGCCCGCCGGATACTCGACTATCTGGCCGAGGGCAAATGACTCACTGAATTTCGCCGCGTACTTTGAACCGGAGGCCCGATCATGCGCAAGACTTCTGTCCTTTTCAGCCTGCTTACCATCCTGGTCGCAGCCTGCTCCACCGGCGGCACGAAAGACCGGGCCCAGCGCCTGGCCTCGGCCTGCCTGGAGGCCGTGCGCATGGAGCAGGCCGCCATGGCCGCCAAGACCACGCTCACCGGCAGCCAGGCCACGGCCGACAGCCTGTTCCTGGCCGCGATCAAGTCCAGCCCGGAGTGTGTGAGCGGGTACGCCGCCACGGGAACCGGCGAGTGCGCCCCCGTGATCGAGGCTTTCCTGGCCGCGATGGACAAGGAGAAAATCCAGCCGCGCCCGGATGACCCGGCCGCCGTGCTGGGCGGACTCCTCAAGGGCCGGGTGACAAAGAACCCGCAGCTCGTTGACGGCTACCTGGCCGTGTTCCAGATGTGTATGGAGATCGATCGCGACGGCACCGTGCTGCAGGACCTGATGCCGTTCGTGGTCGCCCTGGGCTGCCCGATGACCTACCGCGACCTGGGCCTGGACGGGGTGCCGGATGCCGAAACCCTGGGCGCAGAGGCCGCTGCAAAAGTGGGTGAGGTCCCCTACGCCAAGACCCCCGAGGACTTCGTCATGCCCCTGGTCAAGATCGACAGTTGGGGCGGCAAGTTCAGCGGTCAGGTCAACGCCGACACCCTGGCCGCGCGCCTGATGGCCGAGCCCTGGTTCGAGCCGCTGCGGCCCGGCCTGGAACGCATGAGCTGGACCCGGATCGGGTTCCTGGGC
This region includes:
- a CDS encoding GDSL-type esterase/lipase family protein — translated: MRKTSVLFSLLTILVAACSTGGTKDRAQRLASACLEAVRMEQAAMAAKTTLTGSQATADSLFLAAIKSSPECVSGYAATGTGECAPVIEAFLAAMDKEKIQPRPDDPAAVLGGLLKGRVTKNPQLVDGYLAVFQMCMEIDRDGTVLQDLMPFVVALGCPMTYRDLGLDGVPDAETLGAEAAAKVGEVPYAKTPEDFVMPLVKIDSWGGKFSGQVNADTLAARLMAEPWFEPLRPGLERMSWTRIGFLGDSHMDKRHWSTAAPFPEIVRGVLKVVKPEAVVINAGVGGDDSGEALARMDTDIVAKSPQIVFVSLGGNDSRHWDNSPTPKVSPEQFVLNFTDMTGRLKAIGCRVVLMEPPHCPEHSGADLESFNAICDSLRLLPERLGTGWLGWTQEQTEADPKTIFARDMIHMNPNGHLTEARKVIEYMATQQ